In Bythopirellula goksoeyrii, a single window of DNA contains:
- the coaD gene encoding pantetheine-phosphate adenylyltransferase encodes MSSRRAVYTGSFDPISLGHLNVIERSSRLVDELIVGVGINIEKQSLFTEKERVELLSRVTKHLPNVEVKTFAGLAVQFVRDCDARVIIRGVRSLTDMETEFTMTLANRKLDPGVETVFLMADDEFSHVSSSLIKQITPLAGDEELARFVPREIVADLREKLSG; translated from the coding sequence ATGTCTTCTCGTCGCGCCGTTTACACTGGTTCGTTCGATCCCATTTCGCTGGGGCATCTCAATGTCATCGAGCGGAGCAGCCGACTTGTTGACGAGTTGATCGTCGGCGTGGGCATCAATATCGAGAAGCAGTCGCTCTTCACGGAGAAAGAACGGGTCGAGTTGCTCTCACGGGTTACCAAGCATCTGCCGAATGTCGAAGTAAAAACCTTTGCTGGGCTGGCCGTGCAATTCGTCCGAGACTGCGATGCGAGGGTGATTATCCGTGGCGTGCGATCACTCACCGACATGGAGACGGAATTCACCATGACACTGGCCAATCGCAAACTCGATCCAGGTGTCGAGACGGTGTTCCTGATGGCCGACGATGAGTTTTCGCACGTTTCGAGTAGTCTGATCAAACAAATCACCCCCCTAGCCGGCGACGAGGAGTTGGCACGCTTCGTGCCAAGGGAAATTGTTGCTGATCTGCGAGAGAAACTCTCCGGCTGA